One genomic segment of Drosophila melanogaster chromosome 3R includes these proteins:
- the CG43062 gene encoding uncharacterized protein: MGISPQCWPIKNKTFVFLCRGIHERRSKKKTLSTYYTLPHYHNQDENHKYAFFHVENDSRVFFITIGRSRLNNLDWFLVDKWGKFIRNGTSVYDYHTGFECVYKRIHFLERLLKECLAKQNSTQRNSTNPELMVLHFPETKAPTYHMVSIGDNTRCLNWVICLLGLVILLCCLK; this comes from the coding sequence ATGGGAATAAGCCCACAATGCTGGCCAATCAAGAATAAGACATTCGTGTTTTTGTGCCGGGGCATACACGAAAGAAGgtcaaagaaaaagacacTTTCAACGTATTATACTCTTCCCCATTACCACAATCAGGACGAAAACCACAAGTACGCCTTTTTCCATGTGGAAAACGATTCTCGAGTTTTCTTCATTACAATTGGGAGAAGCCGGCTAAACAATCTCGATTGGTTTCTAGTGGATAAATGGGGCAAATTCATTCGAAATGGGACATCAGTCTACGATTACCACACGGGCTTCGAGTGCGTGTACAAAAGGATCCATTTCTTGGAGAGACTGCTTAAAGAATGCTTGGCTAAGCAAAATTCCACGCAAAGGAACAGCACGAATCCCGAGTTGATGGTTCTACACTTCCCGGAAACGAAGGCACCAACCTACCACATGGTATCCATTGGAGACAATACGCGGTGCTTGAACTGGGTTATCTGCCTGCTGGGACTGGTTATACTTCTCTGCTGCCTGAAATAA